A genomic segment from Propioniciclava sp. MC1595 encodes:
- a CDS encoding ABC transporter ATP-binding protein: MSVTEPLADAAPVPVLQLRNVWKTYRGDGVEVHALRGVDLDVQAGEYVAIMGPSGSGKSTLMNVIGCLDVASHGQYVLDGEDVAHLTDNELADIRNERIGFVFQQFNLLTSQPAWRNVELPLWYARVKAGVRKQRALDALARVGLADRAHHKPGQLSGGQQQRVAIARALVTDPALILADEPTGNLDSVSTAEILDLLDELHRSGRTIVLITHEAEVAARAQRVVRVFDGRIASDEPGGWTP, encoded by the coding sequence ATGAGCGTCACCGAGCCGCTCGCGGACGCCGCGCCGGTCCCCGTCCTCCAACTGCGCAACGTCTGGAAGACCTACCGCGGCGACGGCGTCGAGGTGCACGCCCTGCGCGGGGTCGACCTCGACGTGCAGGCCGGCGAGTACGTGGCGATCATGGGACCCTCGGGTTCGGGCAAGTCGACGCTGATGAACGTCATCGGCTGCCTCGACGTCGCCTCCCACGGCCAGTACGTCCTCGACGGCGAGGACGTCGCCCACCTCACCGACAACGAACTGGCCGACATCCGCAACGAGCGGATCGGCTTCGTCTTCCAGCAGTTCAACCTCCTGACCAGCCAGCCCGCGTGGCGCAACGTCGAGCTCCCCCTCTGGTACGCCCGGGTGAAGGCCGGCGTCCGCAAGCAGCGCGCACTGGACGCCCTCGCCCGCGTCGGCCTCGCGGACCGCGCCCACCACAAGCCCGGACAGCTCTCCGGGGGCCAGCAGCAGCGCGTCGCCATCGCCCGCGCGCTCGTCACCGACCCGGCGCTGATCCTGGCCGACGAGCCCACCGGCAACCTCGACTCGGTGTCGACCGCCGAGATCCTCGACCTGCTCGACGAGCTGCACCGGTCGGGCCGCACCATCGTGCTCATCACCCACGAGGCCGAGGTCGCCGCCCGCGCCCAGCGCGTCGTGCGCGTCTTCGACGGCCGCATCGCCTCCGACGAGCCCGGGGGGTGGACGCCGTGA
- a CDS encoding ABC transporter permease — protein sequence MTWWETFRIALDAIVAHRVRSILTTLGITIGIAAVTLSVGLAQGASSAVTSSMGDLGSNMLTVMGGYYGPVPADGMMMAPTEQVPLTVADADALADRSVAPDIAGVAPVINTGFELTAGDKVAGTNAEATTTSWLSVRSRTLASGRFFTDEEYADAAPVVVLGTQVAEQLFGDPFSAVGQMVSANGSSFRVIGVLTGEGSVGGMMGADDMAAIPMTTYRERLAWGDDPVSAIYVQAASVEKLPQAYQETEALLLGRRGVTSPDQGGFMIMAQQSLVDAMAEVTNALTLLLGGIAAISLVVGGIGVMNIMLVSVSERVREIGLRKALGARRRTVLLQFLTEAALLALVGGMFGLLLSGGVAWLITAATQFPIPVSVPTVLMALGVSATIGIIAGVYPASRAARLAPIDALRRE from the coding sequence ATGACCTGGTGGGAGACCTTCCGCATCGCGCTGGACGCCATCGTGGCCCATCGGGTGCGCTCGATCCTGACCACGCTCGGCATCACGATCGGCATTGCTGCGGTGACCCTGTCGGTCGGACTGGCCCAGGGCGCCTCGTCGGCGGTCACCAGCAGCATGGGCGACCTCGGCTCCAACATGCTCACCGTGATGGGCGGCTACTACGGCCCGGTTCCGGCCGACGGCATGATGATGGCCCCGACCGAGCAGGTGCCCCTCACCGTCGCGGACGCCGACGCCCTGGCCGACCGCTCCGTCGCCCCCGACATCGCCGGCGTCGCCCCGGTGATCAACACCGGCTTCGAGCTGACGGCCGGGGACAAGGTCGCCGGCACCAACGCCGAGGCGACCACGACGAGCTGGCTGTCCGTGCGGAGCCGCACGCTGGCGTCCGGCCGCTTCTTCACCGACGAGGAGTACGCCGACGCCGCGCCGGTCGTGGTGCTCGGCACCCAGGTCGCGGAGCAGCTGTTCGGCGACCCGTTCTCGGCCGTCGGCCAGATGGTCTCGGCCAACGGAAGCAGCTTCCGGGTGATCGGCGTGCTGACGGGCGAGGGCAGCGTCGGCGGCATGATGGGCGCCGACGACATGGCCGCGATCCCGATGACCACCTACCGCGAGCGGCTGGCCTGGGGCGACGACCCGGTGTCGGCCATCTACGTGCAGGCCGCGTCGGTGGAGAAGCTGCCGCAGGCCTACCAGGAGACCGAGGCCCTCCTGCTCGGACGCCGCGGCGTCACCTCGCCCGACCAGGGCGGCTTCATGATCATGGCCCAGCAGTCGCTCGTCGACGCGATGGCCGAGGTCACGAACGCACTCACCCTGCTGCTCGGCGGCATCGCGGCGATCTCGCTGGTCGTCGGCGGCATCGGCGTGATGAACATCATGCTGGTGTCGGTGTCCGAGCGCGTCCGCGAGATCGGCCTGCGCAAGGCGCTCGGCGCCCGCCGCCGCACGGTGCTGCTGCAGTTCCTCACCGAAGCCGCCCTGCTCGCCCTCGTCGGCGGCATGTTCGGCCTGCTGCTCAGCGGCGGCGTCGCCTGGCTGATCACGGCGGCCACCCAGTTCCCCATCCCGGTGTCGGTGCCGACGGTGCTGATGGCGCTCGGCGTCTCGGCGACCATCGGCATCATCGCCGGGGTCTACCCCGCGTCGCGGGCGGCCCGGCTCGCCCCCATCGACGCCCTCCGTCGCGAGTGA
- a CDS encoding efflux RND transporter periplasmic adaptor subunit, producing MSEIQSPPPPAPTPPPAPKRRRRTILFVVLGVVLVLLLALAWVVQSFLASMAAFSEGGGQNEVQVMRIDLAPTVTLAGTIAPTQRLDLSFTSDGEVTSVPVAVGDSVTRGTALASIDDADLRAAVSDATAEATAARQDYNSARRTGPAAAVTAARSALSLKEQALKDAQAALEKATLVSTIDGVVAAVNVKVGDRIGDGASAPAGSGGFDPMGMGAPAGGGSDTGAAVVVISRTFQVDASVGSAERPLVTKGMQATVRASSSRTPLPGKVSAVGVIATSAQGDRPTAATFPVTITLDGEPADIFTGGAATVDLVGEGRTGVLAVPLGALLNGGQGTEDSVLVRRDGADPQPVPVMLGTRQGDLVEVVSGLDEGETVLVMGGMASLGPVEEKPR from the coding sequence GTGTCAGAGATCCAGTCGCCGCCGCCCCCGGCACCGACCCCGCCCCCCGCCCCGAAGCGCCGCCGCCGGACCATCCTGTTCGTCGTGCTGGGCGTCGTGCTCGTCCTGCTCCTGGCCCTCGCCTGGGTGGTGCAGTCCTTCCTCGCGAGCATGGCCGCCTTCTCCGAGGGGGGTGGCCAGAACGAGGTGCAGGTGATGCGGATCGACCTCGCCCCGACCGTCACCCTCGCGGGCACCATCGCCCCCACCCAGCGGCTCGACCTGTCCTTCACCAGCGACGGCGAGGTCACCAGCGTTCCCGTCGCCGTGGGCGACAGCGTGACGCGCGGCACGGCGCTGGCGTCCATCGACGACGCCGACCTGCGGGCCGCGGTGAGCGACGCCACCGCCGAGGCCACCGCCGCCCGGCAGGACTACAACTCCGCCCGCCGCACCGGCCCCGCGGCCGCCGTGACGGCCGCCCGGTCGGCGCTCAGCCTCAAGGAGCAGGCGCTCAAGGACGCGCAGGCCGCCCTCGAGAAGGCCACGCTCGTCTCCACCATCGACGGCGTCGTCGCGGCCGTGAACGTCAAGGTCGGCGACCGCATCGGCGACGGGGCGTCCGCCCCCGCCGGTTCCGGGGGCTTCGACCCGATGGGCATGGGCGCCCCGGCCGGCGGTGGCTCGGACACCGGCGCCGCCGTCGTGGTCATCTCCCGCACCTTCCAGGTCGACGCCTCCGTCGGCAGCGCCGAGCGGCCGCTCGTGACCAAGGGCATGCAGGCCACCGTCCGCGCCTCCTCCAGCCGGACGCCCCTGCCCGGCAAGGTCAGCGCCGTCGGCGTCATCGCGACCTCCGCGCAGGGGGACCGCCCCACCGCGGCCACCTTCCCCGTGACCATCACCCTCGACGGCGAGCCCGCCGACATCTTCACCGGCGGGGCCGCCACCGTCGACCTGGTCGGCGAGGGCCGCACCGGGGTCCTCGCCGTCCCGCTCGGCGCGCTGCTCAACGGCGGCCAGGGCACGGAGGACTCGGTCCTCGTCCGGCGCGACGGCGCCGACCCGCAGCCCGTCCCGGTCATGCTGGGCACCCGTCAGGGCGACCTGGTCGAGGTCGTCTCCGGCCTCGACGAGGGCGAAACGGTCCTCGTGATGGGCGGCATGGCATCCCTCGGCCCGGTCGAGGAGAAGCCGCGATGA
- a CDS encoding efflux RND transporter periplasmic adaptor subunit yields the protein MTTPPPVPGPAPLPPARVTTPPEGDRRSVARTRRRRVLAAALALLLVAGLGWAALQSGSRGPAGANRYTTVAAERGSITQTVTTSGTVAQVNEMSVRFPASATVLEVRAAVGDTVAPGDVLAVIDDTALRTQVLTAQAAVDAAALSVQQMRQADAPASGPVVPSTPRRPVVDAGGGMPAPPPLALPEAPDPYVDLTPLEAARAEAEAAAAVVAERTALAGKAVAAMQDACRPVAPTPSATPSATPSPSATPSPSATPDPTPDPSATALTTPQPSPDPSATPGPSVTPDLSATPGPPASPTPEPPASPSPEPTVDSEACLAAVEQVTAAQAAVTEAQAAATLANARGPEAVGGVGGALAAAVEQVRGWIDAVNRALGGWQQQVARAQSAPPMGSTDGGFPDLSDLQSAGGGGAPDANRSAIVSAEVALAKARRELASAQEHLEAATLRAPMGGTLSALPWTVGSTATASERAVVTAPGAVTVSVTVPASQFLALRQGQQATVRAAGGVEAVATVASKALVPNAMGAFPVTILTTGENAQGLPGGSSATVEIGVGSATDVVVVPLSAVTRTDTEGTVRLLRGDEVVEVPARFGSVGDTHVEVLEGVAVGDLLVVADAARPLPGLDFGGPG from the coding sequence ATGACCACTCCCCCTCCCGTGCCCGGCCCCGCCCCCCTGCCGCCGGCCCGCGTCACCACCCCGCCCGAGGGCGACCGCCGCTCGGTGGCCCGCACGCGGCGCCGCCGCGTCCTCGCCGCCGCCCTGGCGCTGCTGCTCGTCGCCGGCCTCGGCTGGGCGGCGCTGCAGTCGGGCAGCCGCGGCCCGGCCGGCGCGAACCGGTACACGACCGTGGCCGCCGAGCGCGGCTCCATCACGCAGACGGTCACCACCAGCGGCACCGTCGCGCAGGTGAACGAGATGTCGGTGCGGTTCCCGGCGTCCGCCACCGTGCTCGAGGTGCGCGCGGCGGTCGGCGACACCGTGGCCCCCGGCGACGTGCTCGCCGTCATCGACGACACGGCGCTGCGCACGCAGGTGCTCACCGCCCAGGCCGCCGTGGACGCCGCCGCCCTGTCCGTCCAGCAGATGCGGCAGGCGGACGCCCCCGCGTCCGGGCCGGTGGTCCCCTCGACGCCGCGGCGTCCGGTGGTGGACGCCGGCGGCGGGATGCCGGCGCCCCCGCCGCTCGCGCTGCCCGAGGCGCCCGACCCGTACGTCGACCTCACCCCACTCGAGGCCGCCCGTGCCGAGGCCGAGGCGGCAGCCGCCGTCGTGGCCGAGCGGACCGCCCTGGCCGGCAAGGCGGTCGCCGCGATGCAGGACGCCTGCCGCCCGGTCGCCCCGACCCCCAGCGCAACGCCGAGCGCCACGCCGAGCCCCAGCGCCACGCCAAGTCCGTCGGCGACGCCCGACCCCACCCCGGACCCGTCCGCCACGGCCCTGACCACGCCGCAGCCGTCCCCCGACCCGAGCGCCACCCCCGGGCCGAGCGTGACTCCGGACCTGAGCGCGACGCCGGGTCCCCCGGCCTCACCGACGCCCGAGCCGCCGGCCTCCCCGTCCCCCGAACCCACCGTCGACTCCGAGGCCTGCCTGGCCGCGGTCGAGCAGGTCACGGCGGCGCAGGCGGCGGTGACCGAGGCCCAGGCGGCGGCGACGCTGGCGAACGCGCGCGGCCCCGAGGCCGTCGGCGGCGTGGGTGGCGCGCTCGCGGCGGCGGTCGAGCAGGTGCGCGGCTGGATCGACGCCGTGAACCGCGCCCTCGGCGGCTGGCAGCAGCAGGTGGCGCGGGCCCAGTCCGCTCCCCCGATGGGGTCGACCGACGGCGGGTTCCCCGACCTGTCCGACCTGCAGTCCGCGGGCGGGGGCGGCGCACCGGACGCCAACCGCTCGGCGATCGTGTCGGCCGAGGTCGCCCTGGCCAAGGCCCGGCGCGAGCTGGCGTCCGCCCAGGAGCACCTCGAGGCGGCGACGCTCCGCGCCCCGATGGGCGGCACCCTCTCGGCCCTGCCCTGGACCGTCGGATCGACGGCCACGGCGTCCGAGCGCGCGGTCGTGACCGCGCCGGGGGCGGTGACGGTCAGCGTGACCGTGCCGGCGTCCCAGTTCCTGGCGCTCAGGCAGGGGCAGCAGGCCACCGTGCGGGCGGCCGGCGGGGTCGAGGCCGTGGCGACCGTCGCCAGCAAGGCCCTGGTCCCGAACGCCATGGGCGCCTTCCCGGTGACGATCCTGACGACGGGTGAGAACGCGCAGGGGCTGCCCGGCGGCTCCTCGGCCACCGTCGAGATCGGTGTCGGCAGCGCCACCGATGTGGTCGTGGTCCCGCTGTCGGCGGTCACGCGGACGGACACAGAAGGCACGGTGCGCCTCCTGCGGGGCGACGAGGTCGTCGAGGTCCCGGCCCGGTTCGGCAGCGTGGGTGACACGCACGTCGAGGTGCTCGAGGGCGTCGCGGTCGGGGACCTGCTGGTCGTCGCCGACGCCGCGCGCCCGTTGCCGGGGCTCGACTTCGGCGGACCGGGCTGA
- a CDS encoding transglycosylase domain-containing protein, with the protein MTDSKRAAGGASRAPRGGAPHQRGKRTGGQIALGLFKWIGILALTVAVLGVGAFVFIYANTTIPKPNDEFQTNVSTVYFSDGEQPMSTFFVHNRQSIPLSEMPENVKQAIVAAENETFWEDRGISVPGLLRAVQTALTPGVDTVGGSTITQQYVKVRYLTQDKTITRKLTEIMVALKVSQDLTKEEILEGYLNTVYFGRGAYGIQTAAQAYFSKDAKDLDDQQAIALSAIINAPNHLDPARGDKQRADLLERYQYTINQMVKVGYMTEARKDEIYTTLPDFPRLSVENRLGGPNGFLVNKVKDELLTAGFDAAQIEGGGLKIITTIDKRLQDAAVTAAANMAERIAKNSGEGHDPLWYHPAIASVDTKTGAILAEYNGPDFVTSEIPWAETPRPTGSTFKPWALVAGLREGATLNTKFNGKNKLKIGDSEVSNAGGGNYGWITLQDMTTKSVNTAYVDMTMQMDDGPRKVAQAAIDAGALTEVDERHFQPSIALGYLEVSPLNAARALATLVNEGKRSNTHIVAEVRDMKGEVIYQPTLVQDQTIEPDIARNAAYALTKVVEDGTARGMRSLGYPTAGKTGTYYDSNKEETRSTWFIGATQQISTAVVLTGGEQGISDLGGNVYGSTYTAPGWLEFMKVAMEGKEKIAFPGPTRMNETGNFTSPPTPRATATSEPTASETPSPEPTPEPTPEPEPSPEPAPSDTPSPEPPPAQPTPSQTPGGPPGRNRETPGAPGGGNG; encoded by the coding sequence ATGACTGACTCGAAGCGCGCCGCCGGCGGCGCCTCGCGAGCTCCCCGTGGCGGCGCCCCGCACCAGCGTGGCAAGCGCACCGGCGGACAGATCGCGCTGGGCTTGTTCAAGTGGATCGGCATCCTCGCGTTGACGGTCGCCGTCCTCGGCGTCGGGGCCTTCGTGTTCATCTACGCCAACACCACGATCCCGAAGCCGAACGACGAGTTCCAGACCAACGTCTCGACCGTCTACTTCAGTGACGGCGAGCAGCCGATGAGCACGTTCTTCGTGCACAACCGGCAGTCGATCCCGCTCAGCGAGATGCCCGAGAACGTGAAGCAGGCCATCGTCGCGGCCGAGAACGAGACGTTCTGGGAGGACCGGGGCATCTCGGTCCCGGGCCTGCTGCGCGCGGTGCAGACCGCGCTGACGCCGGGCGTCGACACGGTCGGTGGCTCGACGATCACCCAGCAGTACGTGAAGGTGCGCTACCTCACCCAGGACAAGACGATCACCCGCAAGCTCACCGAGATCATGGTGGCGCTGAAGGTCAGCCAGGACCTGACCAAGGAGGAGATCCTCGAGGGCTACCTCAACACGGTCTACTTCGGGCGCGGCGCGTACGGCATCCAGACCGCGGCGCAGGCGTACTTCTCCAAGGACGCCAAGGACCTCGACGACCAGCAGGCCATCGCGCTGTCGGCGATCATCAACGCCCCCAACCACCTCGACCCGGCGCGCGGCGACAAGCAGCGTGCGGACCTGCTCGAGCGCTACCAGTACACGATCAACCAGATGGTGAAGGTCGGGTACATGACCGAGGCGCGCAAGGACGAGATCTACACCACGCTGCCCGACTTCCCGCGCCTGAGCGTCGAGAACCGCCTGGGGGGGCCCAACGGCTTCCTGGTGAACAAGGTCAAGGACGAACTGCTCACCGCCGGCTTCGACGCCGCCCAGATCGAGGGTGGTGGCCTCAAGATCATCACGACGATCGACAAGCGCCTGCAGGACGCCGCGGTCACGGCGGCCGCCAACATGGCCGAGCGCATCGCCAAGAACTCCGGCGAGGGGCACGACCCGCTCTGGTACCACCCGGCCATCGCCTCGGTCGACACGAAGACCGGTGCGATCCTGGCCGAGTACAACGGCCCCGACTTCGTGACCAGCGAGATCCCCTGGGCCGAGACCCCCCGACCCACCGGGTCGACCTTCAAGCCCTGGGCCCTGGTCGCCGGCCTCCGTGAGGGTGCCACCCTGAACACGAAGTTCAACGGGAAGAACAAGCTCAAGATCGGCGACAGCGAGGTGTCCAACGCCGGCGGCGGCAACTACGGCTGGATCACGCTGCAGGACATGACCACGAAGTCGGTCAACACCGCCTACGTCGACATGACCATGCAGATGGACGATGGCCCCCGCAAGGTCGCCCAGGCCGCCATCGACGCCGGTGCCCTGACCGAGGTGGACGAGCGTCACTTCCAGCCCTCCATCGCGCTGGGCTACCTCGAGGTGAGCCCCCTCAACGCCGCGCGCGCGCTCGCGACGCTGGTGAACGAGGGCAAGCGCTCCAACACCCACATCGTGGCCGAGGTCCGTGACATGAAGGGTGAGGTCATCTACCAGCCCACCCTGGTGCAGGACCAGACGATCGAGCCCGACATCGCCCGCAACGCCGCCTACGCGCTGACCAAGGTCGTCGAGGACGGCACCGCCCGGGGCATGCGTTCGCTCGGCTACCCGACCGCCGGCAAGACCGGTACCTACTACGACTCCAACAAGGAGGAGACGCGGTCGACCTGGTTCATCGGCGCCACGCAGCAGATCTCGACCGCGGTCGTCCTGACCGGTGGCGAGCAGGGCATCAGCGATCTCGGCGGCAACGTGTACGGGTCGACCTACACCGCCCCGGGCTGGCTGGAGTTCATGAAGGTCGCGATGGAGGGCAAGGAGAAGATCGCCTTCCCCGGCCCCACGCGCATGAACGAGACCGGCAACTTCACCTCCCCGCCGACCCCGCGGGCCACCGCGACCTCGGAGCCCACGGCGTCCGAGACGCCGTCGCCCGAGCCGACGCCGGAGCCGACGCCTGAGCCCGAGCCGTCGCCCGAGCCCGCCCCCTCGGACACCCCGTCCCCGGAGCCGCCGCCGGCGCAGCCGACGCCGTCCCAGACCCCCGGCGGCCCCCCGGGCCGCAACAGGGAGACCCCGGGAGCCCCCGGCGGCGGCAACGGCTGA
- a CDS encoding mannosyltransferase family protein — MARTVRRLVDENLLVVQVWLVTRLLFAVIAVALAVTGRRSLESVVAQWDVAHFLLIAREGYADPQEMAFFPGLPLVLRGFMEIGLSPVLWGSILALACSLVAAFALKRIAGTWGAIAWLLAPTAVFTAVPYTESPFMAAAFWSWERASQRRWGQAALLAALACTLRVSGLFLIGALVILAISQGRRPSRRTGARDGGLGARLAWLVLPTAVIVAYVVYLYGLTGTWTAWFSAQEAGWDRGFHWPWEALRNHWDTLWRPNADHPEWPWLFRAELVSWIVGLVVAVVALFRRRVAEAAWVGVQVLAFSLSYWLMSVNRAVLLWFPLWRLVGEFVEARKHKPAWQALGVLLGLLAVGVQCLWAWLYFTGRWAS, encoded by the coding sequence GTGGCGAGGACCGTGAGGCGGCTGGTCGACGAGAACCTGCTGGTCGTGCAGGTGTGGCTCGTCACGCGGCTGCTGTTCGCCGTCATCGCGGTGGCGCTGGCGGTGACCGGACGCCGCAGCCTCGAGTCCGTCGTCGCCCAGTGGGACGTCGCGCACTTCCTCCTCATCGCGCGGGAGGGCTACGCCGACCCGCAGGAGATGGCGTTCTTCCCCGGCCTGCCGCTGGTGCTGCGCGGGTTCATGGAGATCGGGCTCTCGCCCGTCCTGTGGGGCTCGATCCTGGCCCTGGCCTGCTCGCTCGTGGCGGCCTTCGCGCTCAAGCGCATCGCCGGCACGTGGGGGGCGATCGCGTGGCTGCTCGCGCCGACCGCGGTGTTCACGGCCGTCCCCTACACCGAGTCGCCGTTCATGGCGGCCGCCTTCTGGTCCTGGGAGCGTGCCAGCCAGCGCCGCTGGGGGCAGGCCGCGCTGCTCGCCGCGCTGGCGTGCACGCTGCGGGTGTCGGGGCTGTTCCTCATCGGGGCGCTGGTGATCCTCGCCATCTCGCAGGGACGCCGCCCCTCGCGTCGCACTGGGGCCCGGGACGGCGGCCTGGGCGCCCGCCTGGCCTGGCTGGTGCTGCCGACGGCGGTGATCGTCGCCTACGTGGTCTACCTCTACGGGCTCACCGGCACGTGGACGGCCTGGTTCTCCGCGCAGGAGGCCGGCTGGGACCGTGGCTTCCACTGGCCCTGGGAGGCCCTGCGCAACCACTGGGACACCCTGTGGCGCCCCAACGCCGACCACCCCGAGTGGCCGTGGCTGTTCCGCGCCGAGCTCGTCTCGTGGATCGTCGGCCTCGTCGTGGCCGTGGTGGCCCTGTTCCGCCGCCGGGTGGCGGAGGCCGCCTGGGTGGGCGTCCAGGTGCTGGCCTTCTCGCTGTCCTACTGGCTGATGAGCGTGAACCGCGCCGTGCTGCTGTGGTTCCCGCTGTGGCGGCTGGTCGGCGAGTTCGTCGAGGCGCGCAAGCACAAGCCGGCGTGGCAGGCGCTGGGCGTGCTGCTGGGCCTGCTGGCGGTGGGCGTCCAGTGCCTGTGGGCCTGGCTGTACTTCACCGGCCGCTGGGCCAGCTGA
- a CDS encoding TetR/AcrR family transcriptional regulator: MTETLTARRAATRDRLVDAAIRVFAEKGVLGASVEEICEAAGFTRGAFYSNFSSKDDLCIAVLDRQISDQMSALDKALAAVDIAPTTDIDALMRVALEMFFASRPTDRDWVLTGQELRLHAARSPELALAYRETHRRGTEAVAGAISHALSTLGYELAVTGPEAVGALHAVHDHGMLGNLIGVDPADGDLTLNLLPSVLKALIRKSGGPQPQG; encoded by the coding sequence GTGACCGAGACCCTGACGGCTCGCCGCGCGGCCACGCGCGACCGGCTCGTCGACGCCGCGATCCGGGTGTTCGCCGAGAAGGGCGTGCTCGGGGCGTCGGTCGAGGAGATCTGCGAGGCCGCGGGCTTCACCCGGGGCGCGTTCTACTCCAACTTCTCCAGCAAGGACGACCTGTGCATCGCGGTGCTGGATCGGCAGATCTCCGACCAGATGTCCGCCCTCGACAAGGCGCTGGCCGCCGTCGACATAGCGCCCACCACCGACATCGACGCGCTCATGCGCGTGGCGCTCGAGATGTTCTTCGCCTCCCGACCCACCGACCGCGACTGGGTGCTGACCGGCCAGGAGCTGCGCCTGCACGCCGCGCGCTCCCCCGAGCTCGCGCTCGCCTACCGCGAGACCCACCGCCGCGGAACCGAGGCCGTCGCCGGGGCGATCAGCCACGCACTGTCGACGCTCGGCTACGAGCTGGCCGTCACCGGCCCCGAGGCCGTCGGGGCGCTGCACGCGGTGCACGACCACGGGATGCTGGGCAACCTCATCGGCGTCGACCCCGCCGACGGCGACCTGACGCTGAACCTGCTGCCGAGCGTGCTGAAGGCACTCATCCGTAAGTCGGGCGGGCCTCAGCCCCAAGGCTGA